Proteins encoded by one window of Arabidopsis thaliana chromosome 2, partial sequence:
- the RNEE/G gene encoding RNAse E/G-like protein (RNAse E/G-like (RNEE/G); FUNCTIONS IN: endoribonuclease activity; INVOLVED IN: chloroplast organization; LOCATED IN: chloroplast; EXPRESSED IN: 21 plant structures; EXPRESSED DURING: 14 growth stages; CONTAINS InterPro DOMAIN/s: Nucleic acid-binding, OB-fold (InterPro:IPR012340), Carbohydrate-binding-like fold (InterPro:IPR013784), Ribonuclease E/G (InterPro:IPR004659), Glycoside hydrolase, carbohydrate-binding (InterPro:IPR002044), Nucleic acid-binding, OB-fold-like (InterPro:IPR016027), Immunoglobulin-like fold (InterPro:IPR013783), RNA-binding protein AU-1/Ribonuclease E/G (InterPro:IPR019307); Has 10085 Blast hits to 8560 proteins in 1893 species: Archae - 5; Bacteria - 6357; Metazoa - 7; Fungi - 75; Plants - 95; Viruses - 0; Other Eukaryotes - 3546 (source: NCBI BLink).): MDVTEVPWRRLPQFSVSSRASWLVSSGFPLSSYMFSHVERGKTFRLTLCFGVSRLRPRSAIVSAQQEQPPSRLKGLCEVVWIVEADLAANEHLYVTGDPSTLGSWEPDCAISMYPTENDNEWEAKVKIASGVNFRYNYLLKAGYGSSSDVIWRPGPQFSLSVPSSVNQDRKIIIRDSWMSMSISSKSQESYGWGSWIDDAYLFPNCVTPAQSEDECTSADSAIEVPRTHLNDKQVGAESFLCDELAAFSSENSNLSALFSDNYQPIEEPWLIQESITLQHERNMQTDSEQDVESCDDNENNLNTDEQNHQLTETLLPDGGFFQSESIATTILINSSICTVQRIAVLEGGKLVELLLEPVKTNVQCDSVYLGVITKFVPHMGGAFVNIGSARHSFMDIKSNREPFIFPPFCDGSKKQAADGSPILSMNDIPAPHEIEHASYDFEASSLLDIDSNDPGESFHDDDDEHENDEYHVSDHLAGLVNGTVVNHGAVEVGSENGHIPMERGHSADSLDSNASVAKASKVMSSKDNKWIQVRKGTKIIVQVVKEGLGTKGPTLTAYPKLRSRFWVLLTRCKRIGVSKKISGVERTRLKVIAKTLQPQGFGLTVRTVAAGHSLEELQKDLDGLLLTWKNITDEAKSAALAADEGVEGAIPALLHRAMGQTLSVVQDYFNDKVEKMVVDSPRTYHEVTHYLQDMAPDLCNRVELHDKGIPLFDLYEIEEEIEGILSKRVPLSNGGSLVIEQTEALVSIDVNGGHGMFGQGNSQEKAILEVNLAAARQIAREIRLRDIGGIIVVDFIDMADESNKRLVYEEVKKAVERDRSLVKVSELSRHGLMEITRKRVRPSVTFMISEPCSCCHATGRVEALETTFSKIEQEICRQLAKMEKRGDLENPKSWPRFILRVDSHMSSFLTTGKRTRLAILSSSLKVWILLKVARHFTRGTFEVKPFMDEKTVNERQHQVAISLLKKADAIADSSGKKKLTLIPIKKEKTSGKQRR; this comes from the exons ATGGATGTTACTGAAGTTCCATGGCGTCGTCTTCCTCAATTTTCCGTTTCTTCACGCGCCTCGTGGCTCGTTTCTTCTGGGTTTCCGCTTTCTTC ATATATGTTCTCTCATGTTGAGCGTGGAAAGACGTTTAGGCTTACCTTGTGCTTTGGGGTCTCTCGTTTACGTCCAAGGTCTGCTATTGTAAGTGCACAACAAG AACAGCCACCTAGTCGTCTCAAAGGATTATGCGAGGTCGTTTGGATTGTGGAAGCTGATCTGGCAGCCAATGAACATCTCTACGTTACTGGAGATCCTTCTACATTAGGTAGCTGGGAGCCAGACTGCGCAATCTCAATGTATCCTACGGAAAATGATAATGAATGGGAAGCTAAAGTCAAG ATTGCTTCTGGTGTAAATTTCAGGTATAATTATCTGTTAAAAGCTGGATATGGATCTTCATCGGATGTCATCTGGAGACCAGGGCCACAATTTTCGTTATCAGTTCCTTCCTCTGTCAATCAAgacagaaaaataattataaggGATTCATGGATGAGTATGAGTATTTCCTCAAAATCACAAGAATCCTACGGATGGGGGTCTTGGATTGATGATGCTTACCTTTTTCCAAACTGTGTTACCCCAGCTCAAAGCGAAG ATGAATGCACTTCCGCCGATAGTGCTATAGAAGTCCCGAGAACACATCTGAATGATAAGCAAGTAGGAGCTGAATCTTTCTTATGTGATGAGCTTGCAGCCTTTTCGTCAGAGAACTCAAACTTAAGTGCGTTATTTTCTGACAACTATCAGCCTATCGAGGAACCGTGGTTGATTCAAGAATCTATTACCTTACAACATGAAAGGAATATGCAGACTGATAGCGAACAAGATGTTGAAAGCTGTGATGACAATGAAAATAACTTAAATACCGATGAACAAAATCACCAGCTGACTGAGACTCTCTTACCAGATGGTGGATTTTTCCAATCAGAATCCATTGCTACTACGATACTGATCAATTCTTCTATATGTACGGTGCAAAGGATTGCTGTATTGGAAGGTGGAAAGCTGGTCGAGTTATTGTTGGAACCAGTTAAGACCAATGTGCAGTGTGATAGTGTTTACCTGGGCGTAATCACTAAGTTTGTGCCCCATATGGGTGGTGCATTTGTGAATATCGGAAGTGCTAGACATTCTTTCATGGACATTAAGTCAAACAGGGAACCATTCATATTCCCTCCATTTTGTGATGGATCGAAGAAGCAAGCAGCTGATGGTTCTCCGATCCTCTCTATGAATGACATTCCAGCTCCCCATGAAATCGAACATGCTTCCTATGACTTTGAAGCCAGTAGTTTATTAGACATTGATTCAAATGACCCTGGGGAATCTTttcatgatgatgacgatgagcatgaaaatgatgaatatCATGTCTCAGATCATCTAGCTGGACTAGTTAATGGAACTGTAGTTAACCATGGCGCTGTGGAAGTTGGATCTGAGAATGGCCATATTCCTATGGAGAGAGGACACTCTGCAGATTCTCTTGATTCGAACGCATCAGTTGCAAAAGCTTCTAAGGTGATGTCGTCTAAGGATAATAAGTGGATTCAAGTTCGGAAAGGAACCAAAATTATTGTGCAAGTTGTTAAAGAGGGCCTCGGTACGAAAGGTCCAACTCTTACTGCTTACCCGAAGCTGAGAAGTAGATTCTGG GTACTATTGACTCGTTGCAAACGAATTGGAGTCTCGAAAAAAATTTCGGGAGTTGAGAGAACCCGGTTAAAAGTTATAGCAAAAACATTGCAGCCTCAAGGTTTTGGCCTGACTGTAAGGACTGTAGCTGCTGGCCATTCTCTAGAAGAACTGCAGAAAGACTTAGATGGTCTGCTTTTAACCTGGAAGAACATTACAGATGAAGCAAAATCTGCAGCCCTTGCTGCAGATGAAGGTGTGGAAGGAGCCATTCCAGCGCTGCTACATAGAGCAATGGGTCAAACACTATCAGTTGTGCAGGACTATTTCAATGACAAG GTTGAGAAGATGGTGGTTGACTCTCCCAGGACATACCATGAG GTCACACACTACCTGCAGGATATGGCACCTGATCTTTGTAATCGAGTGGAATTGCATGATAAGGGTATCCCTCTTTTTgatttatatgaaattgaGGAGGAAATCGAAGGTATTCTTAGTAAAAG AGTTCCACTTTCCAATGGAGGTTCTTTGGTGATTGAACAAACTGAGGCGTTAGTCTCTATTGATGTGAACGGAGGACATGGAATGTTTGGTCAGGGTAATTCACAGGAGAAAGCTATTTTAGAAGTTAATCTTGCTGCTGCCAGACAA ATTGCAAGGGAGATTCGGCTGAGAGATATTGGCGGTATCATTGTGGTAGATTTCATCGACATGGCAGATGAAT CAAATAAGAGACTCGTTTATGAAGAGGTTAAGAAAGCCGTGGAGAGAGATAGGTCACTGGTAAAAGTATCAGAGCTGTCTAGACACGGACTTATGgagataacaagaaaaagg GTTCGGCCGAGTGTAACATTTATGATCAGTGAACCATGTTCTTGCTGTCACGCAACTGGTAGAGTGGAGGCACTGGAGACTACCTTTTCCAAAATTGAACAAGAGATTTGTCGGCAGCTT GCAAAGATGGAGAAAAGAGGAGACCTGGAAAACCCCAAATCGTGGCCAAGATTCATATTGCGGGTGGACAGTCATATGTCAAGCTTCTTGACTACGGGGAAGAGGACGCGGCTTGCAATCCTCAGTAGTTCCCTGAAAGTATGGATTCTCTTAAAG GTTGCTAGACATTTCACCAGAGGAACCTTTGAGGTTAAACCGTTCATGGATGAGAAGACAGTAAACGAAAGACAGCATCAAGTTGCCATTTCACTGCTCAAGAAAGCTGACGCCATAGCAGACTCCTCCggcaagaagaagctcacTCTAATTCCAATTAAGAAGGAGAAGACCAGTGGTAAACAAAGGCGATGa
- the RNEE/G gene encoding RNAse E/G-like protein (RNAse E/G-like (RNEE/G); CONTAINS InterPro DOMAIN/s: Nucleic acid-binding, OB-fold (InterPro:IPR012340), Carbohydrate-binding-like fold (InterPro:IPR013784), Ribonuclease E/G (InterPro:IPR004659), Glycoside hydrolase, carbohydrate-binding (InterPro:IPR002044), Nucleic acid-binding, OB-fold-like (InterPro:IPR016027), Immunoglobulin-like fold (InterPro:IPR013783), RNA-binding protein AU-1/Ribonuclease E/G (InterPro:IPR019307).) — MDVTEVPWRRLPQFSVSSRASWLVSSGFPLSSYMFSHVERGKTFRLTLCFGVSRLRPRSAIPLRFLLSVFSEQPPSRLKGLCEVVWIVEADLAANEHLYVTGDPSTLGSWEPDCAISMYPTENDNEWEAKVKIASGVNFRYNYLLKAGYGSSSDVIWRPGPQFSLSVPSSVNQDRKIIIRDSWMSMSISSKSQESYGWGSWIDDAYLFPNCVTPAQSEDECTSADSAIEVPRTHLNDKQVGAESFLCDELAAFSSENSNLSALFSDNYQPIEEPWLIQESITLQHERNMQTDSEQDVESCDDNENNLNTDEQNHQLTETLLPDGGFFQSESIATTILINSSICTVQRIAVLEGGKLVELLLEPVKTNVQCDSVYLGVITKFVPHMGGAFVNIGSARHSFMDIKSNREPFIFPPFCDGSKKQAADGSPILSMNDIPAPHEIEHASYDFEASSLLDIDSNDPGESFHDDDDEHENDEYHVSDHLAGLVNGTVVNHGAVEVGSENGHIPMERGHSADSLDSNASVAKASKVMSSKDNKWIQVRKGTKIIVQVVKEGLGTKGPTLTAYPKLRSRFWVLLTRCKRIGVSKKISGVERTRLKVIAKTLQPQGFGLTVRTVAAGHSLEELQKDLDGLLLTWKNITDEAKSAALAADEGVEGAIPALLHRAMGQTLSVVQDYFNDKVEKMVVDSPRTYHEVTHYLQDMAPDLCNRVELHDKGIPLFDLYEIEEEIEGILSKRVPLSNGGSLVIEQTEALVSIDVNGGHGMFGQGNSQEKAILEVNLAAARQIAREIRLRDIGGIIVVDFIDMADESNKRLVYEEVKKAVERDRSLVKVSELSRHGLMEITRKRVRPSVTFMISEPCSCCHATGRVEALETTFSKIEQEICRQLAKMEKRGDLENPKSWPRFILRVDSHMSSFLTTGKRTRLAILSSSLKVWILLKVARHFTRGTFEVKPFMDEKTVNERQHQVAISLLKKADAIADSSGKKKLTLIPIKKEKTSGKQRR; from the exons ATGGATGTTACTGAAGTTCCATGGCGTCGTCTTCCTCAATTTTCCGTTTCTTCACGCGCCTCGTGGCTCGTTTCTTCTGGGTTTCCGCTTTCTTC ATATATGTTCTCTCATGTTGAGCGTGGAAAGACGTTTAGGCTTACCTTGTGCTTTGGGGTCTCTCGTTTACGTCCAAGGTCTGCTATT CCACTGAGATTTTTGTTATCTGTATTCTCAGAACAGCCACCTAGTCGTCTCAAAGGATTATGCGAGGTCGTTTGGATTGTGGAAGCTGATCTGGCAGCCAATGAACATCTCTACGTTACTGGAGATCCTTCTACATTAGGTAGCTGGGAGCCAGACTGCGCAATCTCAATGTATCCTACGGAAAATGATAATGAATGGGAAGCTAAAGTCAAG ATTGCTTCTGGTGTAAATTTCAGGTATAATTATCTGTTAAAAGCTGGATATGGATCTTCATCGGATGTCATCTGGAGACCAGGGCCACAATTTTCGTTATCAGTTCCTTCCTCTGTCAATCAAgacagaaaaataattataaggGATTCATGGATGAGTATGAGTATTTCCTCAAAATCACAAGAATCCTACGGATGGGGGTCTTGGATTGATGATGCTTACCTTTTTCCAAACTGTGTTACCCCAGCTCAAAGCGAAG ATGAATGCACTTCCGCCGATAGTGCTATAGAAGTCCCGAGAACACATCTGAATGATAAGCAAGTAGGAGCTGAATCTTTCTTATGTGATGAGCTTGCAGCCTTTTCGTCAGAGAACTCAAACTTAAGTGCGTTATTTTCTGACAACTATCAGCCTATCGAGGAACCGTGGTTGATTCAAGAATCTATTACCTTACAACATGAAAGGAATATGCAGACTGATAGCGAACAAGATGTTGAAAGCTGTGATGACAATGAAAATAACTTAAATACCGATGAACAAAATCACCAGCTGACTGAGACTCTCTTACCAGATGGTGGATTTTTCCAATCAGAATCCATTGCTACTACGATACTGATCAATTCTTCTATATGTACGGTGCAAAGGATTGCTGTATTGGAAGGTGGAAAGCTGGTCGAGTTATTGTTGGAACCAGTTAAGACCAATGTGCAGTGTGATAGTGTTTACCTGGGCGTAATCACTAAGTTTGTGCCCCATATGGGTGGTGCATTTGTGAATATCGGAAGTGCTAGACATTCTTTCATGGACATTAAGTCAAACAGGGAACCATTCATATTCCCTCCATTTTGTGATGGATCGAAGAAGCAAGCAGCTGATGGTTCTCCGATCCTCTCTATGAATGACATTCCAGCTCCCCATGAAATCGAACATGCTTCCTATGACTTTGAAGCCAGTAGTTTATTAGACATTGATTCAAATGACCCTGGGGAATCTTttcatgatgatgacgatgagcatgaaaatgatgaatatCATGTCTCAGATCATCTAGCTGGACTAGTTAATGGAACTGTAGTTAACCATGGCGCTGTGGAAGTTGGATCTGAGAATGGCCATATTCCTATGGAGAGAGGACACTCTGCAGATTCTCTTGATTCGAACGCATCAGTTGCAAAAGCTTCTAAGGTGATGTCGTCTAAGGATAATAAGTGGATTCAAGTTCGGAAAGGAACCAAAATTATTGTGCAAGTTGTTAAAGAGGGCCTCGGTACGAAAGGTCCAACTCTTACTGCTTACCCGAAGCTGAGAAGTAGATTCTGG GTACTATTGACTCGTTGCAAACGAATTGGAGTCTCGAAAAAAATTTCGGGAGTTGAGAGAACCCGGTTAAAAGTTATAGCAAAAACATTGCAGCCTCAAGGTTTTGGCCTGACTGTAAGGACTGTAGCTGCTGGCCATTCTCTAGAAGAACTGCAGAAAGACTTAGATGGTCTGCTTTTAACCTGGAAGAACATTACAGATGAAGCAAAATCTGCAGCCCTTGCTGCAGATGAAGGTGTGGAAGGAGCCATTCCAGCGCTGCTACATAGAGCAATGGGTCAAACACTATCAGTTGTGCAGGACTATTTCAATGACAAG GTTGAGAAGATGGTGGTTGACTCTCCCAGGACATACCATGAG GTCACACACTACCTGCAGGATATGGCACCTGATCTTTGTAATCGAGTGGAATTGCATGATAAGGGTATCCCTCTTTTTgatttatatgaaattgaGGAGGAAATCGAAGGTATTCTTAGTAAAAG AGTTCCACTTTCCAATGGAGGTTCTTTGGTGATTGAACAAACTGAGGCGTTAGTCTCTATTGATGTGAACGGAGGACATGGAATGTTTGGTCAGGGTAATTCACAGGAGAAAGCTATTTTAGAAGTTAATCTTGCTGCTGCCAGACAA ATTGCAAGGGAGATTCGGCTGAGAGATATTGGCGGTATCATTGTGGTAGATTTCATCGACATGGCAGATGAAT CAAATAAGAGACTCGTTTATGAAGAGGTTAAGAAAGCCGTGGAGAGAGATAGGTCACTGGTAAAAGTATCAGAGCTGTCTAGACACGGACTTATGgagataacaagaaaaagg GTTCGGCCGAGTGTAACATTTATGATCAGTGAACCATGTTCTTGCTGTCACGCAACTGGTAGAGTGGAGGCACTGGAGACTACCTTTTCCAAAATTGAACAAGAGATTTGTCGGCAGCTT GCAAAGATGGAGAAAAGAGGAGACCTGGAAAACCCCAAATCGTGGCCAAGATTCATATTGCGGGTGGACAGTCATATGTCAAGCTTCTTGACTACGGGGAAGAGGACGCGGCTTGCAATCCTCAGTAGTTCCCTGAAAGTATGGATTCTCTTAAAG GTTGCTAGACATTTCACCAGAGGAACCTTTGAGGTTAAACCGTTCATGGATGAGAAGACAGTAAACGAAAGACAGCATCAAGTTGCCATTTCACTGCTCAAGAAAGCTGACGCCATAGCAGACTCCTCCggcaagaagaagctcacTCTAATTCCAATTAAGAAGGAGAAGACCAGTGGTAAACAAAGGCGATGa
- the RNEE/G gene encoding RNAse E/G-like protein has protein sequence MIMNGKLKSRYNYLLKAGYGSSSDVIWRPGPQFSLSVPSSVNQDRKIIIRDSWMSMSISSKSQESYGWGSWIDDAYLFPNCVTPAQSEDECTSADSAIEVPRTHLNDKQVGAESFLCDELAAFSSENSNLSALFSDNYQPIEEPWLIQESITLQHERNMQTDSEQDVESCDDNENNLNTDEQNHQLTETLLPDGGFFQSESIATTILINSSICTVQRIAVLEGGKLVELLLEPVKTNVQCDSVYLGVITKFVPHMGGAFVNIGSARHSFMDIKSNREPFIFPPFCDGSKKQAADGSPILSMNDIPAPHEIEHASYDFEASSLLDIDSNDPGESFHDDDDEHENDEYHVSDHLAGLVNGTVVNHGAVEVGSENGHIPMERGHSADSLDSNASVAKASKVMSSKDNKWIQVRKGTKIIVQVVKEGLGTKGPTLTAYPKLRSRFWVLLTRCKRIGVSKKISGVERTRLKVIAKTLQPQGFGLTVRTVAAGHSLEELQKDLDGLLLTWKNITDEAKSAALAADEGVEGAIPALLHRAMGQTLSVVQDYFNDKVEKMVVDSPRTYHEVTHYLQDMAPDLCNRVELHDKGIPLFDLYEIEEEIEGILSKRVPLSNGGSLVIEQTEALVSIDVNGGHGMFGQGNSQEKAILEVNLAAARQIAREIRLRDIGGIIVVDFIDMADESNKRLVYEEVKKAVERDRSLVKVSELSRHGLMEITRKRVRPSVTFMISEPCSCCHATGRVEALETTFSKIEQEICRQLAKMEKRGDLENPKSWPRFILRVDSHMSSFLTTGKRTRLAILSSSLKVWILLKVARHFTRGTFEVKPFMDEKTVNERQHQVAISLLKKADAIADSSGKKKLTLIPIKKEKTSGKQRR, from the exons ATGATAATGAATGGGAAGCTAAAGTCAAG GTATAATTATCTGTTAAAAGCTGGATATGGATCTTCATCGGATGTCATCTGGAGACCAGGGCCACAATTTTCGTTATCAGTTCCTTCCTCTGTCAATCAAgacagaaaaataattataaggGATTCATGGATGAGTATGAGTATTTCCTCAAAATCACAAGAATCCTACGGATGGGGGTCTTGGATTGATGATGCTTACCTTTTTCCAAACTGTGTTACCCCAGCTCAAAGCGAAG ATGAATGCACTTCCGCCGATAGTGCTATAGAAGTCCCGAGAACACATCTGAATGATAAGCAAGTAGGAGCTGAATCTTTCTTATGTGATGAGCTTGCAGCCTTTTCGTCAGAGAACTCAAACTTAAGTGCGTTATTTTCTGACAACTATCAGCCTATCGAGGAACCGTGGTTGATTCAAGAATCTATTACCTTACAACATGAAAGGAATATGCAGACTGATAGCGAACAAGATGTTGAAAGCTGTGATGACAATGAAAATAACTTAAATACCGATGAACAAAATCACCAGCTGACTGAGACTCTCTTACCAGATGGTGGATTTTTCCAATCAGAATCCATTGCTACTACGATACTGATCAATTCTTCTATATGTACGGTGCAAAGGATTGCTGTATTGGAAGGTGGAAAGCTGGTCGAGTTATTGTTGGAACCAGTTAAGACCAATGTGCAGTGTGATAGTGTTTACCTGGGCGTAATCACTAAGTTTGTGCCCCATATGGGTGGTGCATTTGTGAATATCGGAAGTGCTAGACATTCTTTCATGGACATTAAGTCAAACAGGGAACCATTCATATTCCCTCCATTTTGTGATGGATCGAAGAAGCAAGCAGCTGATGGTTCTCCGATCCTCTCTATGAATGACATTCCAGCTCCCCATGAAATCGAACATGCTTCCTATGACTTTGAAGCCAGTAGTTTATTAGACATTGATTCAAATGACCCTGGGGAATCTTttcatgatgatgacgatgagcatgaaaatgatgaatatCATGTCTCAGATCATCTAGCTGGACTAGTTAATGGAACTGTAGTTAACCATGGCGCTGTGGAAGTTGGATCTGAGAATGGCCATATTCCTATGGAGAGAGGACACTCTGCAGATTCTCTTGATTCGAACGCATCAGTTGCAAAAGCTTCTAAGGTGATGTCGTCTAAGGATAATAAGTGGATTCAAGTTCGGAAAGGAACCAAAATTATTGTGCAAGTTGTTAAAGAGGGCCTCGGTACGAAAGGTCCAACTCTTACTGCTTACCCGAAGCTGAGAAGTAGATTCTGG GTACTATTGACTCGTTGCAAACGAATTGGAGTCTCGAAAAAAATTTCGGGAGTTGAGAGAACCCGGTTAAAAGTTATAGCAAAAACATTGCAGCCTCAAGGTTTTGGCCTGACTGTAAGGACTGTAGCTGCTGGCCATTCTCTAGAAGAACTGCAGAAAGACTTAGATGGTCTGCTTTTAACCTGGAAGAACATTACAGATGAAGCAAAATCTGCAGCCCTTGCTGCAGATGAAGGTGTGGAAGGAGCCATTCCAGCGCTGCTACATAGAGCAATGGGTCAAACACTATCAGTTGTGCAGGACTATTTCAATGACAAG GTTGAGAAGATGGTGGTTGACTCTCCCAGGACATACCATGAG GTCACACACTACCTGCAGGATATGGCACCTGATCTTTGTAATCGAGTGGAATTGCATGATAAGGGTATCCCTCTTTTTgatttatatgaaattgaGGAGGAAATCGAAGGTATTCTTAGTAAAAG AGTTCCACTTTCCAATGGAGGTTCTTTGGTGATTGAACAAACTGAGGCGTTAGTCTCTATTGATGTGAACGGAGGACATGGAATGTTTGGTCAGGGTAATTCACAGGAGAAAGCTATTTTAGAAGTTAATCTTGCTGCTGCCAGACAA ATTGCAAGGGAGATTCGGCTGAGAGATATTGGCGGTATCATTGTGGTAGATTTCATCGACATGGCAGATGAAT CAAATAAGAGACTCGTTTATGAAGAGGTTAAGAAAGCCGTGGAGAGAGATAGGTCACTGGTAAAAGTATCAGAGCTGTCTAGACACGGACTTATGgagataacaagaaaaagg GTTCGGCCGAGTGTAACATTTATGATCAGTGAACCATGTTCTTGCTGTCACGCAACTGGTAGAGTGGAGGCACTGGAGACTACCTTTTCCAAAATTGAACAAGAGATTTGTCGGCAGCTT GCAAAGATGGAGAAAAGAGGAGACCTGGAAAACCCCAAATCGTGGCCAAGATTCATATTGCGGGTGGACAGTCATATGTCAAGCTTCTTGACTACGGGGAAGAGGACGCGGCTTGCAATCCTCAGTAGTTCCCTGAAAGTATGGATTCTCTTAAAG GTTGCTAGACATTTCACCAGAGGAACCTTTGAGGTTAAACCGTTCATGGATGAGAAGACAGTAAACGAAAGACAGCATCAAGTTGCCATTTCACTGCTCAAGAAAGCTGACGCCATAGCAGACTCCTCCggcaagaagaagctcacTCTAATTCCAATTAAGAAGGAGAAGACCAGTGGTAAACAAAGGCGATGa